TATGTTATCAGAGGCGAGCGCGAATCGGGCACCATTTGTTTGAATGGCCCGGCTGCACGTAAAGTAGCTGTTGGTGATGTGGTAATTATTATTTCTTACGCCTTAATGGATTTCGAGAAAGCCAAAACATTTAAGCCAAGTTTGATCTTCCCCGATATCGAGACGAATACTGTAGTATAATATACGTTACACATAAATACGAACCTCGTAGTTTTTACTGCGAGGTTTTTTTATTTGGAAGTTTTCAGTCAAACTATGAGACTTTTTATATAAAACCTATCTATTCTTTCCAAGAGGAACGCCGAGTCTAATACCGAGTTGCAAAAACTCCGTACTACCCGAATAATCCTCAAAAACTCCGGTTTCAGCGATGGGCAAATCATTTAAACTTCTTCCTAAATCAACCTTCTCCCACCCTACGTAAAACGACACGGAAAGGTCTTCGGCAATAACTTTAAACCCTAGATGAAAGCCCGGATACCAATTAAAAGATGACTTTGAG
Above is a genomic segment from uncultured Draconibacterium sp. containing:
- the panD gene encoding aspartate 1-decarboxylase — its product is MQIEVCKSKIHKVTVTEANLQYVGSITIDEDLMDAANLIENEKVQVVNINNGERLETYVIRGERESGTICLNGPAARKVAVGDVVIIISYALMDFEKAKTFKPSLIFPDIETNTVV